In the Oncorhynchus tshawytscha isolate Ot180627B linkage group LG17, Otsh_v2.0, whole genome shotgun sequence genome, one interval contains:
- the LOC112216964 gene encoding serine/threonine-protein phosphatase 6 regulatory subunit 2 isoform X2 — protein sequence MFWKFDLHTTSHIDQLLDREDVTLRELMEEDDVLQECKAQNRRLLLFLSQDHCMTELVNLITTEPPADLEEKSRFKFPNIACELLTSDVSLINDKLGGDESLLETLYHFLEQEPPLNPLLASFFSKTIGNLIARKTEQVISFLRKKDGFIGLVLKHIDASAMMDLLLRLISCVEPAPLRQEVLNWLSEEKLIQRLTELIHTGKDEERQSNASQTLCDIIRLSRDQANQMQENVEADPLLAVLESQESVAGLLKTMFEGERSEASIVNGTQVLLTLLETRRSGLEGLMDLYSQGYERSYTVNSSILHAIEPHLKDFQQLLLNPPKKSAILTTVGLLEEPLGNARLHVARLVAALLQTSAPSVCQELCKLTTMDQLLDLFFKYSWNNFLHFQVELCVASILNHSVPEERPIPGLQNHEEEKPPAGPENQGEAVGEAGEPAKASDPVEETTLHNTLVAHLFQKCRLVQRILDAWEENDQIQAEGGARRGNMGHLTRMANMVVQNLEKGPVQSQISDLIKELPEDCKGRWESFVDETLRETNRRNTVELVSTHNLHSSSEDDDMESPFPNDLSLQQAFSDYQIQQMTANFVDQFGFNDEEFSEHDENINATFDRIAEINFNLDADDNSANATAFEACCKERIRQFDDAEEEDDIWEEKEINYATQVKSRTRFGVSHTSESSSRSSLENGGRERDRGSGSDEDDDSRQSASDPGSLKESKDNTPSTPGSQSAICPSWTASFGEAGGNSSSPGPAGWDSPGGSGGDKQEAGWANFTEFQPFSSPDVGPRCSSPVGSSDADKQVKPGPDKSGASPSPGGEWPVGEGRKAPLVASDSSSSGGSDSEEDDKTAAATETTSSGANKKAEVKSENPIPLEKLSLTDAPKSPPNAQLAADTPPASTPTHQTDNKEDPPQCPEMPAVNGPV from the exons ATGTTCTGGAAGTTTGACCTGCACACCACGTCCCACATCGACCAGCTGCTGGACCGGGAGGACGTGACGTTGCGGGAGCTCATGGAGGAGGATGATGTCCTGCAGGAGTGCAAGGCCCAGAACCGCCGGCTGCTGCTCTTCCTCTCCCAGGATCACTGCATGACAGAGCTGGTCAACCTCATCACCACAGAGCCCCCTGCTGACTTAGAGGAGAAGAGCCGCTTTAA GTTCCCTAACATCGCCTGTGAGCTCTTGACTtcagatgtgtccctcatcaacgACAAGTTGGGCGGGGACGAGTCACTCCTAGAGACTCTCTACCACTTCCTGGAGCAGGAACCGCCTCTCAACCCGCTACTAGCCAGCTTCTTCAGCAAGACCATCGGCAACCTCATCGCTAGGAAAACAGAACAG GTAATTTCCTTCCTGAGGAAAAAGGATGGCTTCATCGGCCTGGTGCTGAAACACATCGACGCCTCCGCCATGATGGACCTGCTGCTTCGCCTCATCAGCTGTGTGGAGCCTGCCCCCTTGAGACAGGAGGTTCTCAAT TGGCTGAGCGAAGAGAAGCTTATTCAGAGACTCACAGAGCTCATCCACACAGGCAAAGATGAGGAA AGACAATCAAATGCGTCCCAGACGCTTTGTGACATCATCCGCCTTAGTCGAGACCAGGCCAATCAGATGCAGGAGAACGTCGAGGCCGACCCCTTATTGGCTGTTCTAGAGTCACAGGAGAGCGTAGCTGGGCTCCTGAAGACCATGtttgagggggagaggagtgaggcCTCCATTGTTAACGGAACTCAAGTGCTACTTAccttactggagaccaggaggtCCGG GTTGGAGGGGCTGATGGATCTCTATTCTCAGGGATATGAAAGGTCTTACACTGTCAACAGCAGTATTCTACATGCCATTGAGCCCCATCTAAAGGACTTCCAGCAGCTTCTCCTGAACCCCCCCAAG aaaAGTGCAATACTGACGACCGTTGGCCTTCTGGAGGAGCCGCTGGGGAATGCCCGCCTTCACGTGGCCCGGCTAGTGGCCGCCCTGCTGCAGACCAGCGCCCCCAGTGTCTGTCAGGAGCTCTGCAAGCTCACCACAATGGACCAGCTACTG GACCTGTTCTTCAAGTACTCATGGAATAACTTCTTGCACTTCCAAGTGGAGCTGTGTGTGGCGTCCATCCTGAACCACTCTGTCCCAGAGGAGCGGCCCATCCCTGGCCTCCAGAACCACGAGGAAGAGAAGCCCCCAGCAGGCCCAGAGAACCAGGGGGAGGCAGTAGGTGAGGCTGGGGAGCCAGCCAAGGCCAGCGACCCGGTGGAGGAGACCACCCTTCACAACACCCTGGTGGCACAT CTCTTCCAGAAGTGTCGGTTGGTACAGAGGATCCTGGACGCCTGGGAGGAGAATGATCAAATACA GGCGGAGGGCGGCGCTAGGAGAGGTAACATGGGTCACCTGACCAGGATGGCCAACATGGTGGTACAGAACCTAGAGAAAGGACCAGTCCAGTCCCAGATCAGTGACCTCATCAAAg AGTTGCCAGAGGACTGCAAAGGACGCTGGGAGAGCTTTGTGGATGAGACCCTGAGAGAGAccaacaggagaaacacagtggAACTG GTGAGCACCCATAACCTGCACTCCTCCAGTGAAGATGATGATATGGAGAGTCCCTTCCCCAACGATCTGTCACTCCAACAG gCTTTCTCAGACTATCAGATCCAGCAGATGACTGCCAACTTTGTGGATCAGTTTGGGTTCAACGATGAGGAGTTCAGTGAGCATGATGAAAACATCAA TGCCACATTTGACCGGATTGCAGAAATAAACTTCAATCTAGATGCTGATGATAATAGT GCCAACGCTACTGCCTTTGAGGCCTGCTGTAAAGAGAGGATACGTCAGTTTGACGATGCTGAAGAGGAGGACGACATTTGGGAGGAGAAGGAGATTAACTATGCAACACAAGTCAAATCCAGAACACG gtttgGGGTGTCCCACACCTCAGAGAGCAGCTCCAGAAGCAGTCTGGAGAACGGGGGTCGGGAGCGGGACCGCGGGTCGGGCTCAGACGAGGACGACGACTCCAGACAGAGCGCCTCAGATCCAGGCAGCCTGAAGGAGAGCAAGGACAACACTCCCAGTACGCCTGGCAGTCAATCAGCTATTT GTCCAAGCTGGACAGCGAGTTTCGGGGAAGCTGGGGGTAACTCGTCCTCTCCGGGTCCTGCAGGCTGGGATTCCCcaggggggagtggaggagacaAACAGGAGGCAGGTTGGGCCAACTTCACGGAGTTCCAACCTTTCAGCAG CCCAGATGTTGGCCCCAGATGCAGCTCTCCCGTAGGCAGCAGTGACGCAGACAAACAAGTGAAACCAGGTCCGGACAAGAGTG GTGCGAGCCCCTCTCCCGGTGGTGAGTGGCCGGTGGGTGAAGGTAGGAAGGCTCCCCTCGTAGCCTCAGATAGCAGCTCCTCCGGGGGCTCCGACAGCGAGGAGGACGACAAGACTGCCGCCGCAACGGAAACCACCAGCTCGGGCGCCAACAAGAAAGCAGAAGTCAAAAG TGAGAACCCCATCCCTCTGGAAAAACTGTCCCTCACAGACGCGCCCAAGTCCCCCCCAAATGCACAGCTTGCAGCAGACACACCACCAGCCTCGACCCCCACCCATCAGACAGACAACAA AGAGGATCCACCCCAGTGCCCAGAGATGCCAGCAGTCAACGGGCCTGTCTGA
- the LOC112216964 gene encoding serine/threonine-protein phosphatase 6 regulatory subunit 2 isoform X3 — protein sequence MFWKFDLHTTSHIDQLLDREDVTLRELMEEDDVLQECKAQNRRLLLFLSQDHCMTELVNLITTEPPADLEEKSRFKFPNIACELLTSDVSLINDKLGGDESLLETLYHFLEQEPPLNPLLASFFSKTIGNLIARKTEQVISFLRKKDGFIGLVLKHIDASAMMDLLLRLISCVEPAPLRQEVLNWLSEEKLIQRLTELIHTGKDEERQSNASQTLCDIIRLSRDQANQMQENVEADPLLAVLESQESVAGLLKTMFEGERSEASIVNGTQVLLTLLETRRSGLEGLMDLYSQGYERSYTVNSSILHAIEPHLKDFQQLLLNPPKKSAILTTVGLLEEPLGNARLHVARLVAALLQTSAPSVCQELCKLTTMDQLLDLFFKYSWNNFLHFQVELCVASILNHSVPEERPIPGLQNHEEEKPPAGPENQGEAVGEAGEPAKASDPVEETTLHNTLVAHLFQKCRLVQRILDAWEENDQIQAEGGARRGNMGHLTRMANMVVQNLEKGPVQSQISDLIKELPEDCKGRWESFVDETLRETNRRNTVELVSTHNLHSSSEDDDMESPFPNDLSLQQAFSDYQIQQMTANFVDQFGFNDEEFSEHDENINATFDRIAEINFNLDADDNSANATAFEACCKERIRQFDDAEEEDDIWEEKEINYATQVKSRTRFGVSHTSESSSRSSLENGGRERDRGSGSDEDDDSRQSASDPGSLKESKDNTPSPSWTASFGEAGGNSSSPGPAGWDSPGGSGGDKQEAGWANFTEFQPFSSPDVGPRCSSPVGSSDADKQVKPGPDKSVIVCPGASPSPGGEWPVGEGRKAPLVASDSSSSGGSDSEEDDKTAAATETTSSGANKKAEVKSENPIPLEKLSLTDAPKSPPNAQLAADTPPASTPTHQTDNKEDPPQCPEMPAVNGPV from the exons ATGTTCTGGAAGTTTGACCTGCACACCACGTCCCACATCGACCAGCTGCTGGACCGGGAGGACGTGACGTTGCGGGAGCTCATGGAGGAGGATGATGTCCTGCAGGAGTGCAAGGCCCAGAACCGCCGGCTGCTGCTCTTCCTCTCCCAGGATCACTGCATGACAGAGCTGGTCAACCTCATCACCACAGAGCCCCCTGCTGACTTAGAGGAGAAGAGCCGCTTTAA GTTCCCTAACATCGCCTGTGAGCTCTTGACTtcagatgtgtccctcatcaacgACAAGTTGGGCGGGGACGAGTCACTCCTAGAGACTCTCTACCACTTCCTGGAGCAGGAACCGCCTCTCAACCCGCTACTAGCCAGCTTCTTCAGCAAGACCATCGGCAACCTCATCGCTAGGAAAACAGAACAG GTAATTTCCTTCCTGAGGAAAAAGGATGGCTTCATCGGCCTGGTGCTGAAACACATCGACGCCTCCGCCATGATGGACCTGCTGCTTCGCCTCATCAGCTGTGTGGAGCCTGCCCCCTTGAGACAGGAGGTTCTCAAT TGGCTGAGCGAAGAGAAGCTTATTCAGAGACTCACAGAGCTCATCCACACAGGCAAAGATGAGGAA AGACAATCAAATGCGTCCCAGACGCTTTGTGACATCATCCGCCTTAGTCGAGACCAGGCCAATCAGATGCAGGAGAACGTCGAGGCCGACCCCTTATTGGCTGTTCTAGAGTCACAGGAGAGCGTAGCTGGGCTCCTGAAGACCATGtttgagggggagaggagtgaggcCTCCATTGTTAACGGAACTCAAGTGCTACTTAccttactggagaccaggaggtCCGG GTTGGAGGGGCTGATGGATCTCTATTCTCAGGGATATGAAAGGTCTTACACTGTCAACAGCAGTATTCTACATGCCATTGAGCCCCATCTAAAGGACTTCCAGCAGCTTCTCCTGAACCCCCCCAAG aaaAGTGCAATACTGACGACCGTTGGCCTTCTGGAGGAGCCGCTGGGGAATGCCCGCCTTCACGTGGCCCGGCTAGTGGCCGCCCTGCTGCAGACCAGCGCCCCCAGTGTCTGTCAGGAGCTCTGCAAGCTCACCACAATGGACCAGCTACTG GACCTGTTCTTCAAGTACTCATGGAATAACTTCTTGCACTTCCAAGTGGAGCTGTGTGTGGCGTCCATCCTGAACCACTCTGTCCCAGAGGAGCGGCCCATCCCTGGCCTCCAGAACCACGAGGAAGAGAAGCCCCCAGCAGGCCCAGAGAACCAGGGGGAGGCAGTAGGTGAGGCTGGGGAGCCAGCCAAGGCCAGCGACCCGGTGGAGGAGACCACCCTTCACAACACCCTGGTGGCACAT CTCTTCCAGAAGTGTCGGTTGGTACAGAGGATCCTGGACGCCTGGGAGGAGAATGATCAAATACA GGCGGAGGGCGGCGCTAGGAGAGGTAACATGGGTCACCTGACCAGGATGGCCAACATGGTGGTACAGAACCTAGAGAAAGGACCAGTCCAGTCCCAGATCAGTGACCTCATCAAAg AGTTGCCAGAGGACTGCAAAGGACGCTGGGAGAGCTTTGTGGATGAGACCCTGAGAGAGAccaacaggagaaacacagtggAACTG GTGAGCACCCATAACCTGCACTCCTCCAGTGAAGATGATGATATGGAGAGTCCCTTCCCCAACGATCTGTCACTCCAACAG gCTTTCTCAGACTATCAGATCCAGCAGATGACTGCCAACTTTGTGGATCAGTTTGGGTTCAACGATGAGGAGTTCAGTGAGCATGATGAAAACATCAA TGCCACATTTGACCGGATTGCAGAAATAAACTTCAATCTAGATGCTGATGATAATAGT GCCAACGCTACTGCCTTTGAGGCCTGCTGTAAAGAGAGGATACGTCAGTTTGACGATGCTGAAGAGGAGGACGACATTTGGGAGGAGAAGGAGATTAACTATGCAACACAAGTCAAATCCAGAACACG gtttgGGGTGTCCCACACCTCAGAGAGCAGCTCCAGAAGCAGTCTGGAGAACGGGGGTCGGGAGCGGGACCGCGGGTCGGGCTCAGACGAGGACGACGACTCCAGACAGAGCGCCTCAGATCCAGGCAGCCTGAAGGAGAGCAAGGACAACACTCCCA GTCCAAGCTGGACAGCGAGTTTCGGGGAAGCTGGGGGTAACTCGTCCTCTCCGGGTCCTGCAGGCTGGGATTCCCcaggggggagtggaggagacaAACAGGAGGCAGGTTGGGCCAACTTCACGGAGTTCCAACCTTTCAGCAG CCCAGATGTTGGCCCCAGATGCAGCTCTCCCGTAGGCAGCAGTGACGCAGACAAACAAGTGAAACCAGGTCCGGACAAGAGTG TGATTGTGTGTCCAGGTGCGAGCCCCTCTCCCGGTGGTGAGTGGCCGGTGGGTGAAGGTAGGAAGGCTCCCCTCGTAGCCTCAGATAGCAGCTCCTCCGGGGGCTCCGACAGCGAGGAGGACGACAAGACTGCCGCCGCAACGGAAACCACCAGCTCGGGCGCCAACAAGAAAGCAGAAGTCAAAAG TGAGAACCCCATCCCTCTGGAAAAACTGTCCCTCACAGACGCGCCCAAGTCCCCCCCAAATGCACAGCTTGCAGCAGACACACCACCAGCCTCGACCCCCACCCATCAGACAGACAACAA AGAGGATCCACCCCAGTGCCCAGAGATGCCAGCAGTCAACGGGCCTGTCTGA
- the LOC112216964 gene encoding serine/threonine-protein phosphatase 6 regulatory subunit 2 isoform X5, which translates to MFWKFDLHTTSHIDQLLDREDVTLRELMEEDDVLQECKAQNRRLLLFLSQDHCMTELVNLITTEPPADLEEKSRFKFPNIACELLTSDVSLINDKLGGDESLLETLYHFLEQEPPLNPLLASFFSKTIGNLIARKTEQVISFLRKKDGFIGLVLKHIDASAMMDLLLRLISCVEPAPLRQEVLNWLSEEKLIQRLTELIHTGKDEERQSNASQTLCDIIRLSRDQANQMQENVEADPLLAVLESQESVAGLLKTMFEGERSEASIVNGTQVLLTLLETRRSGLEGLMDLYSQGYERSYTVNSSILHAIEPHLKDFQQLLLNPPKKSAILTTVGLLEEPLGNARLHVARLVAALLQTSAPSVCQELCKLTTMDQLLDLFFKYSWNNFLHFQVELCVASILNHSVPEERPIPGLQNHEEEKPPAGPENQGEAVGEAGEPAKASDPVEETTLHNTLVAHLFQKCRLVQRILDAWEENDQIQAEGGARRGNMGHLTRMANMVVQNLEKGPVQSQISDLIKELPEDCKGRWESFVDETLRETNRRNTVELVSTHNLHSSSEDDDMESPFPNDLSLQQAFSDYQIQQMTANFVDQFGFNDEEFSEHDENINATFDRIAEINFNLDADDNSANATAFEACCKERIRQFDDAEEEDDIWEEKEINYATQVKSRTRFGVSHTSESSSRSSLENGGRERDRGSGSDEDDDSRQSASDPGSLKESKDNTPSWDSPGGSGGDKQEAGWANFTEFQPFSSPDVGPRCSSPVGSSDADKQVKPGPDKSVIVCPGASPSPGGEWPVGEGRKAPLVASDSSSSGGSDSEEDDKTAAATETTSSGANKKAEVKSENPIPLEKLSLTDAPKSPPNAQLAADTPPASTPTHQTDNKEDPPQCPEMPAVNGPV; encoded by the exons ATGTTCTGGAAGTTTGACCTGCACACCACGTCCCACATCGACCAGCTGCTGGACCGGGAGGACGTGACGTTGCGGGAGCTCATGGAGGAGGATGATGTCCTGCAGGAGTGCAAGGCCCAGAACCGCCGGCTGCTGCTCTTCCTCTCCCAGGATCACTGCATGACAGAGCTGGTCAACCTCATCACCACAGAGCCCCCTGCTGACTTAGAGGAGAAGAGCCGCTTTAA GTTCCCTAACATCGCCTGTGAGCTCTTGACTtcagatgtgtccctcatcaacgACAAGTTGGGCGGGGACGAGTCACTCCTAGAGACTCTCTACCACTTCCTGGAGCAGGAACCGCCTCTCAACCCGCTACTAGCCAGCTTCTTCAGCAAGACCATCGGCAACCTCATCGCTAGGAAAACAGAACAG GTAATTTCCTTCCTGAGGAAAAAGGATGGCTTCATCGGCCTGGTGCTGAAACACATCGACGCCTCCGCCATGATGGACCTGCTGCTTCGCCTCATCAGCTGTGTGGAGCCTGCCCCCTTGAGACAGGAGGTTCTCAAT TGGCTGAGCGAAGAGAAGCTTATTCAGAGACTCACAGAGCTCATCCACACAGGCAAAGATGAGGAA AGACAATCAAATGCGTCCCAGACGCTTTGTGACATCATCCGCCTTAGTCGAGACCAGGCCAATCAGATGCAGGAGAACGTCGAGGCCGACCCCTTATTGGCTGTTCTAGAGTCACAGGAGAGCGTAGCTGGGCTCCTGAAGACCATGtttgagggggagaggagtgaggcCTCCATTGTTAACGGAACTCAAGTGCTACTTAccttactggagaccaggaggtCCGG GTTGGAGGGGCTGATGGATCTCTATTCTCAGGGATATGAAAGGTCTTACACTGTCAACAGCAGTATTCTACATGCCATTGAGCCCCATCTAAAGGACTTCCAGCAGCTTCTCCTGAACCCCCCCAAG aaaAGTGCAATACTGACGACCGTTGGCCTTCTGGAGGAGCCGCTGGGGAATGCCCGCCTTCACGTGGCCCGGCTAGTGGCCGCCCTGCTGCAGACCAGCGCCCCCAGTGTCTGTCAGGAGCTCTGCAAGCTCACCACAATGGACCAGCTACTG GACCTGTTCTTCAAGTACTCATGGAATAACTTCTTGCACTTCCAAGTGGAGCTGTGTGTGGCGTCCATCCTGAACCACTCTGTCCCAGAGGAGCGGCCCATCCCTGGCCTCCAGAACCACGAGGAAGAGAAGCCCCCAGCAGGCCCAGAGAACCAGGGGGAGGCAGTAGGTGAGGCTGGGGAGCCAGCCAAGGCCAGCGACCCGGTGGAGGAGACCACCCTTCACAACACCCTGGTGGCACAT CTCTTCCAGAAGTGTCGGTTGGTACAGAGGATCCTGGACGCCTGGGAGGAGAATGATCAAATACA GGCGGAGGGCGGCGCTAGGAGAGGTAACATGGGTCACCTGACCAGGATGGCCAACATGGTGGTACAGAACCTAGAGAAAGGACCAGTCCAGTCCCAGATCAGTGACCTCATCAAAg AGTTGCCAGAGGACTGCAAAGGACGCTGGGAGAGCTTTGTGGATGAGACCCTGAGAGAGAccaacaggagaaacacagtggAACTG GTGAGCACCCATAACCTGCACTCCTCCAGTGAAGATGATGATATGGAGAGTCCCTTCCCCAACGATCTGTCACTCCAACAG gCTTTCTCAGACTATCAGATCCAGCAGATGACTGCCAACTTTGTGGATCAGTTTGGGTTCAACGATGAGGAGTTCAGTGAGCATGATGAAAACATCAA TGCCACATTTGACCGGATTGCAGAAATAAACTTCAATCTAGATGCTGATGATAATAGT GCCAACGCTACTGCCTTTGAGGCCTGCTGTAAAGAGAGGATACGTCAGTTTGACGATGCTGAAGAGGAGGACGACATTTGGGAGGAGAAGGAGATTAACTATGCAACACAAGTCAAATCCAGAACACG gtttgGGGTGTCCCACACCTCAGAGAGCAGCTCCAGAAGCAGTCTGGAGAACGGGGGTCGGGAGCGGGACCGCGGGTCGGGCTCAGACGAGGACGACGACTCCAGACAGAGCGCCTCAGATCCAGGCAGCCTGAAGGAGAGCAAGGACAACACTCCCA GCTGGGATTCCCcaggggggagtggaggagacaAACAGGAGGCAGGTTGGGCCAACTTCACGGAGTTCCAACCTTTCAGCAG CCCAGATGTTGGCCCCAGATGCAGCTCTCCCGTAGGCAGCAGTGACGCAGACAAACAAGTGAAACCAGGTCCGGACAAGAGTG TGATTGTGTGTCCAGGTGCGAGCCCCTCTCCCGGTGGTGAGTGGCCGGTGGGTGAAGGTAGGAAGGCTCCCCTCGTAGCCTCAGATAGCAGCTCCTCCGGGGGCTCCGACAGCGAGGAGGACGACAAGACTGCCGCCGCAACGGAAACCACCAGCTCGGGCGCCAACAAGAAAGCAGAAGTCAAAAG TGAGAACCCCATCCCTCTGGAAAAACTGTCCCTCACAGACGCGCCCAAGTCCCCCCCAAATGCACAGCTTGCAGCAGACACACCACCAGCCTCGACCCCCACCCATCAGACAGACAACAA AGAGGATCCACCCCAGTGCCCAGAGATGCCAGCAGTCAACGGGCCTGTCTGA
- the LOC112216964 gene encoding serine/threonine-protein phosphatase 6 regulatory subunit 2 isoform X4 — MFWKFDLHTTSHIDQLLDREDVTLRELMEEDDVLQECKAQNRRLLLFLSQDHCMTELVNLITTEPPADLEEKSRFKFPNIACELLTSDVSLINDKLGGDESLLETLYHFLEQEPPLNPLLASFFSKTIGNLIARKTEQVISFLRKKDGFIGLVLKHIDASAMMDLLLRLISCVEPAPLRQEVLNWLSEEKLIQRLTELIHTGKDEERQSNASQTLCDIIRLSRDQANQMQENVEADPLLAVLESQESVAGLLKTMFEGERSEASIVNGTQVLLTLLETRRSGLEGLMDLYSQGYERSYTVNSSILHAIEPHLKDFQQLLLNPPKKSAILTTVGLLEEPLGNARLHVARLVAALLQTSAPSVCQELCKLTTMDQLLDLFFKYSWNNFLHFQVELCVASILNHSVPEERPIPGLQNHEEEKPPAGPENQGEAVGEAGEPAKASDPVEETTLHNTLVAHLFQKCRLVQRILDAWEENDQIQAEGGARRGNMGHLTRMANMVVQNLEKGPVQSQISDLIKELPEDCKGRWESFVDETLRETNRRNTVELVSTHNLHSSSEDDDMESPFPNDLSLQQAFSDYQIQQMTANFVDQFGFNDEEFSEHDENINATFDRIAEINFNLDADDNSANATAFEACCKERIRQFDDAEEEDDIWEEKEINYATQVKSRTRFGVSHTSESSSRSSLENGGRERDRGSGSDEDDDSRQSASDPGSLKESKDNTPSTPGSQSAICWDSPGGSGGDKQEAGWANFTEFQPFSSPDVGPRCSSPVGSSDADKQVKPGPDKSVIVCPGASPSPGGEWPVGEGRKAPLVASDSSSSGGSDSEEDDKTAAATETTSSGANKKAEVKSENPIPLEKLSLTDAPKSPPNAQLAADTPPASTPTHQTDNKEDPPQCPEMPAVNGPV, encoded by the exons ATGTTCTGGAAGTTTGACCTGCACACCACGTCCCACATCGACCAGCTGCTGGACCGGGAGGACGTGACGTTGCGGGAGCTCATGGAGGAGGATGATGTCCTGCAGGAGTGCAAGGCCCAGAACCGCCGGCTGCTGCTCTTCCTCTCCCAGGATCACTGCATGACAGAGCTGGTCAACCTCATCACCACAGAGCCCCCTGCTGACTTAGAGGAGAAGAGCCGCTTTAA GTTCCCTAACATCGCCTGTGAGCTCTTGACTtcagatgtgtccctcatcaacgACAAGTTGGGCGGGGACGAGTCACTCCTAGAGACTCTCTACCACTTCCTGGAGCAGGAACCGCCTCTCAACCCGCTACTAGCCAGCTTCTTCAGCAAGACCATCGGCAACCTCATCGCTAGGAAAACAGAACAG GTAATTTCCTTCCTGAGGAAAAAGGATGGCTTCATCGGCCTGGTGCTGAAACACATCGACGCCTCCGCCATGATGGACCTGCTGCTTCGCCTCATCAGCTGTGTGGAGCCTGCCCCCTTGAGACAGGAGGTTCTCAAT TGGCTGAGCGAAGAGAAGCTTATTCAGAGACTCACAGAGCTCATCCACACAGGCAAAGATGAGGAA AGACAATCAAATGCGTCCCAGACGCTTTGTGACATCATCCGCCTTAGTCGAGACCAGGCCAATCAGATGCAGGAGAACGTCGAGGCCGACCCCTTATTGGCTGTTCTAGAGTCACAGGAGAGCGTAGCTGGGCTCCTGAAGACCATGtttgagggggagaggagtgaggcCTCCATTGTTAACGGAACTCAAGTGCTACTTAccttactggagaccaggaggtCCGG GTTGGAGGGGCTGATGGATCTCTATTCTCAGGGATATGAAAGGTCTTACACTGTCAACAGCAGTATTCTACATGCCATTGAGCCCCATCTAAAGGACTTCCAGCAGCTTCTCCTGAACCCCCCCAAG aaaAGTGCAATACTGACGACCGTTGGCCTTCTGGAGGAGCCGCTGGGGAATGCCCGCCTTCACGTGGCCCGGCTAGTGGCCGCCCTGCTGCAGACCAGCGCCCCCAGTGTCTGTCAGGAGCTCTGCAAGCTCACCACAATGGACCAGCTACTG GACCTGTTCTTCAAGTACTCATGGAATAACTTCTTGCACTTCCAAGTGGAGCTGTGTGTGGCGTCCATCCTGAACCACTCTGTCCCAGAGGAGCGGCCCATCCCTGGCCTCCAGAACCACGAGGAAGAGAAGCCCCCAGCAGGCCCAGAGAACCAGGGGGAGGCAGTAGGTGAGGCTGGGGAGCCAGCCAAGGCCAGCGACCCGGTGGAGGAGACCACCCTTCACAACACCCTGGTGGCACAT CTCTTCCAGAAGTGTCGGTTGGTACAGAGGATCCTGGACGCCTGGGAGGAGAATGATCAAATACA GGCGGAGGGCGGCGCTAGGAGAGGTAACATGGGTCACCTGACCAGGATGGCCAACATGGTGGTACAGAACCTAGAGAAAGGACCAGTCCAGTCCCAGATCAGTGACCTCATCAAAg AGTTGCCAGAGGACTGCAAAGGACGCTGGGAGAGCTTTGTGGATGAGACCCTGAGAGAGAccaacaggagaaacacagtggAACTG GTGAGCACCCATAACCTGCACTCCTCCAGTGAAGATGATGATATGGAGAGTCCCTTCCCCAACGATCTGTCACTCCAACAG gCTTTCTCAGACTATCAGATCCAGCAGATGACTGCCAACTTTGTGGATCAGTTTGGGTTCAACGATGAGGAGTTCAGTGAGCATGATGAAAACATCAA TGCCACATTTGACCGGATTGCAGAAATAAACTTCAATCTAGATGCTGATGATAATAGT GCCAACGCTACTGCCTTTGAGGCCTGCTGTAAAGAGAGGATACGTCAGTTTGACGATGCTGAAGAGGAGGACGACATTTGGGAGGAGAAGGAGATTAACTATGCAACACAAGTCAAATCCAGAACACG gtttgGGGTGTCCCACACCTCAGAGAGCAGCTCCAGAAGCAGTCTGGAGAACGGGGGTCGGGAGCGGGACCGCGGGTCGGGCTCAGACGAGGACGACGACTCCAGACAGAGCGCCTCAGATCCAGGCAGCCTGAAGGAGAGCAAGGACAACACTCCCAGTACGCCTGGCAGTCAATCAGCTATTT GCTGGGATTCCCcaggggggagtggaggagacaAACAGGAGGCAGGTTGGGCCAACTTCACGGAGTTCCAACCTTTCAGCAG CCCAGATGTTGGCCCCAGATGCAGCTCTCCCGTAGGCAGCAGTGACGCAGACAAACAAGTGAAACCAGGTCCGGACAAGAGTG TGATTGTGTGTCCAGGTGCGAGCCCCTCTCCCGGTGGTGAGTGGCCGGTGGGTGAAGGTAGGAAGGCTCCCCTCGTAGCCTCAGATAGCAGCTCCTCCGGGGGCTCCGACAGCGAGGAGGACGACAAGACTGCCGCCGCAACGGAAACCACCAGCTCGGGCGCCAACAAGAAAGCAGAAGTCAAAAG TGAGAACCCCATCCCTCTGGAAAAACTGTCCCTCACAGACGCGCCCAAGTCCCCCCCAAATGCACAGCTTGCAGCAGACACACCACCAGCCTCGACCCCCACCCATCAGACAGACAACAA AGAGGATCCACCCCAGTGCCCAGAGATGCCAGCAGTCAACGGGCCTGTCTGA